One stretch of Armigeres subalbatus isolate Guangzhou_Male chromosome 2, GZ_Asu_2, whole genome shotgun sequence DNA includes these proteins:
- the LOC134210386 gene encoding LOW QUALITY PROTEIN: uncharacterized protein LOC134210386 (The sequence of the model RefSeq protein was modified relative to this genomic sequence to represent the inferred CDS: deleted 2 bases in 1 codon) has protein sequence MAQNNNQDAQLVAACQLGRSFVGPMNVAISKLNTGGLSAAQVQDVDADDGDDILVRGVGDNPVRELILAKGIVPTYPLEYFAANNWSKPIITLPAIRENATIVDYHNHIKGTIKREPPSVGSVLAFLELLCSTIADTLRFNWVSLGVPIGSANQLITPLDILTITRTSTAPQLGQPSGNVNMDEHTDLAMLILGGFRVHHATNPTYIDKLRDALKSQLTTPVLRDAIEVAIVNLAAVYIDLEFVKLLCAVDMFFAMFPKHKLTKLRFGTLILSYKDCTGVAAIGHGCELMSHNTRIFTRWLMTSTLRQDFNRMNVPGQEITLPYSYGPYLSGLGLVDKSPYSAALNCGLHMFSHLIGCALLSTRSINAIFFQPSGLSSIIDNAIIFIYAHSCTSSLQLQFFKKSEVGVVKGIETEARRQIESLRKQLRAIDEDEVAPGAGVAGGVNPSGEQIPEDAGASGAGDLDDVDDAGVLDEFYHEEPMSRDTLDWFAYLATIRDRGEVFPGQSTRRILPIQIRYLREDQSRPQDVPTGETPLAYTKASSPPLCPTSSLLEASQPTRRSSSKLSQATQPSYSTVPGIQTCHNPEAPRKPSPRLHVSSSSIVLSASAAICFV, from the exons ATGGCGCAGAACAACAATCAGGATGCTCAATTGGTGGCCGCCTGCCAACTCGGACGTTCGTTTGTCGGGCCGATGAATGTTGCGATATCGAAGCTCAATACCGGTGGTCTGAGTGCTGCTCAAGTACAGGATGTGGATGCTGACGACGGAGACGATATTTTGGTCCGAGGAGTCGGAGACAATCCCGTCCGAGAACTAATCTTAGCTAAAGGAATAGTTCCGACCTACCCTCTGGAATACTTCGCTGCCAACAATTGGTCAAAGCCCATCATCACTCTCCCGGCGATCCGAGAGAATGCAACAATTGTTGATTATCACAATCATATCAAAGGCACAATAAAAAGAGAGCCTCCGTCTGTAGGATCAGTCCTGGCGTTCTTGGAACTTCTGTGCTCGACTATTGCCGACACACTGAGATTTAATTGGGTAAGCTTGGGTGTCCCCATTGGATCCGCGAATCAACTCATAACTCCCCTCGATATCTTGACGATTACACGCACATCGACCGCACCGCAGTTAGGACAACCTTCCGGAAACGTTAACATGGATGAGCACACGGATTTGGCAATGCtgattcttggaggatttcgtGTCCATCATGCCACTAATCCAACGTATATTGACAAGTTGCGTGATGCATTGAAGAGTCAGCTAACAACACCGGTGCTTCGGGACGCCATTGAAGTGGCAATCGTCAACCTGGCTGCGGTTTACATCGACTTAGAATTCGTTAAGCTCCTATGCGCGGTAGATATGTTTTTTGCGATGTTCCCTAAACATAAGTTGACGAAATTGCGATTTGGGACACTCATATTATCATATAAGGACTGCACAGGAGTTGCGGCAATTGGACATGGGTGTGAACTCATGAGCCATAACACGAGAATATTTACGAGATGGCTGATGACTTCGACTCTTCGTCAGGATTTTAATCGGATGAATGTTCCCGGCCAAGAAATCACGCTTCCCTACTCATATGGTCCTTACCTATCCGGACTAGGTCTCGTTGATAAAAGCCCGTATTCGGCTGCTTTAAATTGTGGACTACATATGTTCTCTCACCTGATTGGATGTGCGTTGTTGTCTACCCGTTCAATCAatgccatt tttttccaaccaAGCGGACTAAGTTCAATAATCGACAATGCTATTATCTTTATATACGCACACTCGTGCACTAGTTCACTGCAACTCCAGTTCTTTAAGAAAAGCGAGGTAGGAGTGGTCAAGGGAATAGAAACTGAGGCCAGACGGCAGATTGAGTCGCTAAGGAAACAGCTGAGAGCTATTGACGAGGATGAAGTGGCGCCTGGCGCTGGAGTGGCCGGAGGCGTGAACCCATCGGGGGAACAGATTCCTGAGGATGCTGGTGCGAGTGGAGCAGGTGATCTCGATGATGTCGATGATGCGGGagttttggatgaattttatcATGAGGAACCTATGAGTCGTGACACCCTGGATTGGTTTGCCTATCTCGCAACGATTCGAGATCGAGGAGAAG TTTTTCCGGGTCAGTCAACCCGCAGAATACTGCCCATCCAGATTCGCTACCTTCGGGAGGACCAATCCAGACCACAGGACGTTCCAACCGGTGAAACGCCTCTGGCGTACACGAAAGCTTCATCACCACCATTGTGTCCAACCTCAAGTCTGCTCGAGGCCAGCCAACCAACGCGTAGATCTTCTTCAAAGCTCAGCCAGGCTACGCAACCATCGTACTCCACTGTTCCGGGCATCCAAACCTGTCACAACCCCGAAGCGCCACGAAAG CCAAGCCCTCGGTTGCATGTCAGTTCGTCGTCTATCGTGTTGTCCGCTTCCGCTGCGATATGTTTCGTGTGA